A single genomic interval of Lathyrus oleraceus cultivar Zhongwan6 chromosome 7, CAAS_Psat_ZW6_1.0, whole genome shotgun sequence harbors:
- the LOC127102270 gene encoding GATA transcription factor 9-like, whose amino-acid sequence MVSSLATPLWRQGPPNKPVLCNACGSRYRLKGNLDNYFPKHCLPKELGCRNDVMKNLKFVYKRKTPMEKFHDKLLNELKYEDILHESSLEEVLLFENVNNFIPSNEIGVGAILLKPDDITEK is encoded by the coding sequence ATGGTTTCATCACTAGCTACTCCATTATGGCGCCAAGGACCACCAAACAAGCCTGTGTTGTGCAATGCATGTGGATCAAGGTACCGTCTTAAGGGAAATCTTGACAACTATTTTCCTAAGCATTGTCTTCCAAAAGAACTTGGTTGTAGAAATGATGTCATGAAAAATTTAAAGTTTGTTTATAAGAGGAAGACACCAATGGAGAAATTTCATGATAAACTTCTCAACGAGTTGAAATATGAGGATATCCTACATGAGTCATCTTTAGAAGaagttttgttgtttgaaaatGTCAACAATTTTATACCTTCAAATGAAATTGGGGTTGGAGCTATTCTTCTTAAACCAGACGATATTACAGAGAAATAG